The Acidobacteriota bacterium genome contains a region encoding:
- a CDS encoding alkaline phosphatase produces the protein MVLSRGGLLLFIGLFLGVGCSGTAGNRGERPTAVILVIGDGLGTSQITYARRQMLAEGERFAFESLPTVGLVTTYSASNAVTDSAAAATAFASGVKTSNGVVGLDPEGNPLRTFSDQAMEQGWKVGYVTDTAITHATPAGFYAHVEDRYLDFDQIALDLLEQGPDVALGGGRRDFAPPPDSGRRQDGRNLLDEAAEQGYTVWDYDSDLSATPPDRLLGLFAANHLGYALDEQRLAADLRTPPLDRLAEIALEVLSRDDSPFFLLLEGGRIDHAGHDFDSASVAAQVAAFDRAVETVLAFQKKRPGTLVLLTADHATGGLAINDYVDWSAAERQNSSVAWAVSSLKDVDDPATPKDVREWMGFDDLTAEGLEEVRVTGDSYEAARRLGAMIGERDGVTWIPRVEPFETAGHTGEDVPLFAGGPGAERFAGVLDNTDIPKRLSALLGWGSPNG, from the coding sequence ATGGTGCTTTCACGAGGCGGCTTGCTTTTATTCATCGGGTTGTTCCTGGGTGTCGGCTGTTCGGGAACCGCCGGCAACCGCGGCGAGCGGCCGACGGCGGTGATCTTGGTCATCGGTGACGGCCTCGGCACTTCGCAGATCACCTATGCCCGGCGGCAAATGCTGGCGGAGGGCGAACGCTTCGCCTTCGAATCCCTGCCGACCGTCGGGCTGGTGACCACCTACTCGGCTTCGAACGCCGTCACCGACAGCGCGGCGGCGGCCACCGCCTTTGCCTCCGGGGTGAAGACCTCGAATGGCGTGGTCGGCCTCGATCCCGAGGGTAATCCCCTGCGCACATTCTCTGACCAGGCGATGGAGCAGGGCTGGAAGGTGGGCTATGTGACCGATACGGCGATCACCCACGCCACGCCGGCCGGTTTCTACGCCCACGTTGAAGACCGTTACCTGGACTTCGACCAGATCGCTCTGGATCTGCTGGAACAAGGGCCGGATGTCGCCCTCGGCGGTGGGCGGCGGGATTTTGCGCCGCCGCCGGACTCCGGTCGCCGCCAGGACGGTCGAAATCTCCTGGATGAGGCCGCAGAACAGGGCTACACCGTGTGGGACTATGACAGTGACCTCTCGGCCACCCCTCCGGATCGCCTGCTCGGTCTCTTCGCCGCCAATCACCTGGGCTATGCCTTGGACGAACAGCGACTGGCCGCAGACCTGCGCACGCCGCCCCTCGACCGCCTGGCGGAGATTGCTCTGGAAGTTCTCTCCCGCGACGACTCGCCTTTCTTTCTGCTGCTCGAAGGTGGTCGTATCGATCACGCCGGTCATGACTTCGACTCGGCTAGCGTGGCTGCTCAGGTGGCCGCCTTCGATCGAGCGGTCGAAACGGTCCTCGCCTTCCAGAAGAAGCGGCCGGGTACCCTGGTGCTGTTGACCGCAGATCACGCCACCGGCGGCCTGGCCATCAATGACTATGTCGACTGGTCTGCTGCCGAGCGCCAGAACTCGTCCGTCGCCTGGGCGGTCTCGTCTCTCAAGGACGTGGACGATCCGGCGACGCCGAAAGATGTGCGGGAATGGATGGGGTTTGACGATCTAACGGCCGAGGGTCTGGAAGAAGTCCGCGTCACCGGCGACAGCTACGAAGCGGCTCGCCGCCTCGGCGCGATGATCGGTGAACGCGACGGCGTCACCTGGATTCCCCGCGTCGAGCCCTTCGAAACGGCCGGCCACACCGGCGAGGACGTACCGCTGTTTGCCGGCGGCCCTGGCGCCGAACGCTTTGCCGGCGTGCTGGACAACACCGACATCCCCAAGCGCCTGAGTGCTCTCCTCGGTTGGGGTTCACCGAACGGCTGA